In Numidum massiliense, a single genomic region encodes these proteins:
- a CDS encoding ACT domain-containing protein produces the protein MSVLGGLLPVSGDEQFYLIRADILPEAIVKTVEAKKLLASGKVETVGEAVGRVGLSRSAFYKYKDGIYPFSAAMKEMIITVSMNLEHRSGVLSRVLSYVAGVGGNVLTINQTIPLQGMANVAMSIDTTHLAKGITQFLEELQTVDGVKRALIVGRSETI, from the coding sequence ATGTCTGTTTTGGGAGGACTGTTACCTGTGAGTGGTGACGAACAGTTTTACTTAATACGGGCTGATATTTTACCCGAAGCGATTGTGAAGACGGTTGAAGCAAAAAAACTACTCGCCTCCGGAAAAGTGGAGACGGTCGGCGAGGCTGTCGGCCGCGTCGGACTCAGTCGCAGCGCGTTTTACAAGTATAAGGACGGTATTTACCCGTTCAGTGCCGCGATGAAGGAGATGATCATTACCGTCTCGATGAACTTAGAGCACCGTTCGGGTGTGCTTTCCAGAGTGTTAAGTTATGTGGCGGGTGTGGGTGGCAACGTGCTAACAATTAACCAAACGATTCCGCTACAGGGGATGGCTAACGTGGCGATGTCGATCGATACGACTCATTTGGCCAAAGGTATTACGCAATTTTTGGAGGAGTTGCAAACAGTAGACGGCGTCAAACGGGCCCTGATTGTCGGGCGCAGCGAAACGATTTAG
- a CDS encoding homoserine dehydrogenase produces MNKQTINVGLIGLGTVGSGVVRIIERHQEDLYQRTGCRIAIAKILVKQLDKERTVSVAADKLTDNPRDVLHDPHIDVVVEVMGGVDTARTYMTEALENGKHVVTANKDLMAQHGAELLELAAANKCDVFFEASVAGGIPLLRALGEGLSSDRVKKMIGIVNGTTNYILSKMSHDGAAYADVLHEAQQLGYAEADPTADVGGLDAARKMAILATLGFHTPVVPDDVDVTGITDVTPADLAYAKRLGYEMKLVGIAQEDDGMIDVSVQPTMIPVAHPLASVGGVFNAVYIYGEAVGETMFYGPGAGELPTATAVVADLVAVVKNMRLGATGQSGAPLYREKKLKADDQKYAKCFLRLLVVDRAGVLAKITQLLADYGISLEKVIQDPLGGRDLAEIVLITHEASKHAFEQVKRQLEQLDIVNDIVSSYRVEGRM; encoded by the coding sequence TTGAACAAACAGACGATTAACGTGGGACTCATCGGGCTCGGGACGGTCGGTAGCGGCGTCGTCCGCATTATCGAGCGCCACCAAGAAGATTTGTATCAGCGCACGGGCTGCCGCATCGCGATTGCAAAAATACTCGTCAAGCAGTTGGACAAGGAGCGGACAGTATCTGTCGCGGCCGACAAGTTGACAGACAACCCGCGCGACGTCTTGCACGACCCGCACATCGATGTTGTCGTCGAAGTGATGGGCGGGGTCGATACGGCGCGCACGTACATGACGGAGGCGCTCGAAAACGGCAAGCACGTCGTAACTGCCAATAAAGATTTAATGGCGCAGCACGGTGCTGAATTACTTGAGCTGGCCGCGGCCAACAAGTGCGACGTCTTTTTCGAAGCGAGTGTCGCAGGGGGCATCCCGCTGCTGCGGGCGTTAGGTGAAGGACTCTCCTCGGACCGCGTGAAAAAAATGATCGGGATCGTCAACGGGACGACCAACTACATTTTAAGTAAAATGAGTCACGATGGTGCGGCGTACGCCGACGTCTTGCACGAGGCACAACAACTCGGTTACGCTGAGGCCGACCCGACAGCCGATGTCGGTGGACTAGACGCCGCCCGCAAAATGGCTATTTTGGCCACGCTCGGCTTTCACACCCCGGTCGTGCCGGACGATGTCGATGTGACGGGCATTACCGACGTGACGCCCGCCGATCTTGCCTACGCGAAGCGACTCGGTTACGAAATGAAGCTCGTCGGGATTGCCCAGGAAGACGACGGAATGATCGACGTGTCGGTGCAGCCGACGATGATTCCGGTGGCGCATCCGCTCGCCTCCGTCGGCGGTGTGTTTAATGCCGTCTACATTTACGGGGAAGCGGTTGGGGAAACGATGTTTTACGGACCAGGTGCTGGGGAATTGCCGACGGCTACGGCAGTCGTCGCCGATCTCGTCGCCGTCGTGAAAAACATGCGCCTCGGTGCCACGGGGCAAAGCGGCGCGCCCCTCTACCGGGAAAAGAAGTTGAAAGCAGACGACCAAAAATATGCGAAATGCTTTTTGCGTTTGCTCGTCGTCGACCGCGCCGGCGTGTTGGCGAAAATCACGCAACTGCTCGCCGATTACGGGATCAGTTTGGAAAAAGTGATTCAAGACCCGCTGGGCGGCCGCGACCTTGCCGAAATCGTGCTCATTACGCACGAAGCGAGCAAGCACGCGTTTGAGCAAGTGAAACGACAACTCGAGCAGCTAGACATTGTGAATGACATTGTGAGCAGTTACCGCGTGGAAGGGAGAATGTGA
- the thrC gene encoding threonine synthase: MWPGLITHYSDYLPVNEATPRVTLYEGNTPLIPAVNISKVLGVELYLKYEGLNPTGSFKDRGMVLAVAKAIEAGSDTIMCASTGNTSAAAAAYAARAKLRCIVLVPDKKIAVGKLAQAVSYGAEIVAVDGNFDEALAIVREITDSYPITLVNSLNPYRIEGQKTAAFEVCDALGSAPDVLAIPVGNAGNITAYWRGFTEYAAAKRIAKTPEMWGFEAEGAAAIAKGKPIAQPETLATAIRIGNPASWDRAVAAAEESGGVIDMVSDEEIVAAYRLLAQKEGVFAEPASAASLAGVIKQRQRGQLADGTRVVCVLTGNGLKDPQAAIDAGKVQPTVVRSTLTDVLAAIGQKRGSVHV, translated from the coding sequence ATGTGGCCAGGATTAATTACCCATTACAGTGATTATTTACCAGTTAACGAGGCGACGCCGCGAGTGACGCTGTACGAAGGGAATACACCGCTCATTCCCGCGGTGAACATATCAAAGGTTCTCGGCGTCGAGTTGTATTTAAAATATGAAGGATTGAACCCGACGGGGTCGTTCAAAGACCGCGGAATGGTATTGGCGGTCGCGAAGGCGATTGAGGCGGGAAGCGATACGATTATGTGTGCGTCGACGGGGAATACGTCGGCAGCGGCAGCAGCTTATGCGGCGCGGGCTAAACTCCGCTGCATCGTGCTCGTCCCCGACAAAAAAATTGCCGTCGGCAAATTGGCGCAGGCTGTCAGTTACGGGGCCGAAATCGTCGCCGTCGACGGCAATTTTGACGAGGCGCTGGCGATCGTGCGCGAGATTACGGATTCCTACCCGATTACGCTCGTCAATTCGTTAAACCCGTACCGCATCGAAGGCCAGAAAACAGCGGCGTTCGAAGTGTGCGACGCGCTCGGAAGTGCGCCGGACGTCCTGGCGATCCCCGTGGGTAACGCGGGGAACATTACCGCTTACTGGCGCGGGTTTACGGAGTATGCGGCAGCGAAGCGGATTGCTAAAACGCCCGAGATGTGGGGATTTGAGGCAGAGGGAGCCGCTGCGATTGCGAAGGGTAAACCGATTGCCCAGCCGGAGACGCTCGCGACGGCGATTCGCATCGGCAATCCGGCGAGTTGGGATCGTGCGGTTGCGGCAGCCGAGGAATCCGGCGGTGTGATCGACATGGTGAGCGATGAAGAGATCGTCGCGGCTTACCGCCTGTTGGCGCAAAAAGAAGGGGTGTTTGCCGAACCAGCTTCCGCCGCTTCGCTCGCTGGCGTCATCAAACAGCGGCAGCGCGGGCAGCTCGCCGACGGCACGCGCGTCGTCTGTGTCCTAACTGGTAACGGGTTAAAAGATCCTCAGGCGGCGATTGACGCCGGGAAGGTGCAGCCGACAGTCGTCCGCTCGACGCTGACCGACGTACTGGCGGCGATCGGTCAGAAACGGGGGAGTGTGCATGTGTAA
- the thrB gene encoding homoserine kinase, translated as MCNRASKIEPFEVVVPGSTANLGPGFDSIGMALNVFTTVRVERAHTTRVVLHGDNLTGLPADETNLIVQVMQKCFAARGEALPSLAVHVWSDIPMTRGLGSSAAALAAGLVAANELLGGAFSMDELLQLGTAWEGHPDNIGASLLGGVVIGSWDGRRAAVVQADPPPLPVVVAIPEYELSTTEARDALPGELPFREAILSSSRANVLTAALLTGRWGLLPAAMQDTFHHPYRGRLVPGLADMLAAANRHGAQGIALSGAGPTLLAFAQSGEEERLAHYLEETFTRHGTRAHIRHLTPWAQGATVQRGSHAIDTEKRTV; from the coding sequence ATGTGTAACCGGGCGTCGAAAATAGAGCCATTTGAAGTCGTCGTGCCGGGGAGTACGGCCAATTTAGGTCCCGGATTCGACTCGATCGGCATGGCGCTCAATGTATTCACGACCGTGCGCGTCGAGCGCGCGCACACAACGCGCGTCGTCCTACACGGCGACAACTTAACCGGATTGCCGGCGGATGAGACAAACCTAATCGTGCAAGTGATGCAAAAATGTTTCGCGGCACGGGGTGAGGCGCTCCCTTCGCTCGCCGTGCACGTGTGGAGTGACATACCGATGACGCGCGGCCTCGGTAGCAGTGCCGCCGCCCTCGCTGCCGGACTCGTGGCGGCGAACGAACTGCTCGGCGGCGCGTTCAGCATGGACGAGTTGTTACAGTTAGGGACGGCGTGGGAAGGTCATCCGGACAACATCGGGGCGAGTTTACTCGGCGGAGTCGTCATCGGATCGTGGGACGGACGCCGTGCAGCGGTCGTGCAAGCAGATCCGCCGCCGCTCCCCGTCGTCGTCGCGATCCCGGAATACGAGCTTTCGACGACGGAGGCGCGTGACGCATTGCCAGGCGAATTGCCGTTCCGCGAGGCGATCCTTTCTAGCAGTCGGGCGAACGTGTTGACGGCAGCACTGCTAACAGGGCGGTGGGGGTTGCTCCCGGCGGCGATGCAAGATACGTTTCACCACCCTTACCGCGGCCGGCTCGTCCCGGGGTTAGCCGACATGTTAGCGGCAGCTAATCGGCACGGGGCGCAAGGGATTGCCTTGAGCGGCGCAGGCCCGACGTTACTCGCCTTTGCGCAAAGCGGGGAAGAGGAGCGGCTGGCACACTATTTAGAAGAGACGTTTACGCGCCATGGGACGCGTGCACACATCCGCCACCTCACACCGTGGGCACAAGGGGCAACCGTGCAAAGGGGCAGCCACGCGATTGACACGGAAAAACGAACCGTGTAA
- the pheA gene encoding prephenate dehydratase: MKQTVAFLGPAGTFTQEAAHYLLPETAYETVPYKTIPDVLSAVHSGEVHLGVVPVENAIEGSVNLTLDWLVHQVAAPIVGELVYPVAQHLIVHEAHAQLPLAEVTKVLSHPQAIAQCRLFLRDNMSGAEIEYASSTAEAARIVSTHPEHRWAAIGTRLAQQIYNLNLREVAIADYAHNYTRFIVVGQAPHEVQPKAVAQKTSLLITLPEDFPGALYQVLATFAWRKINLTRIESRPTKRGLGSYHFFIDAEASAEDVLLQGAMREIDALGCRLRQLGSYPCYAVSTDFTAVKR; encoded by the coding sequence ATGAAACAAACGGTTGCCTTTTTAGGGCCGGCTGGAACGTTTACACAAGAAGCAGCGCACTATTTGTTACCGGAGACAGCTTATGAAACAGTTCCGTACAAGACGATTCCCGACGTGCTGAGCGCTGTGCATAGCGGGGAGGTCCACTTAGGCGTCGTACCAGTGGAAAATGCGATTGAAGGGTCCGTCAATTTGACGCTCGACTGGCTCGTGCACCAAGTGGCAGCGCCGATCGTCGGCGAATTGGTCTATCCCGTAGCACAACATTTAATCGTGCACGAGGCGCATGCGCAACTGCCATTAGCAGAGGTGACGAAAGTGCTCTCCCACCCGCAGGCGATTGCGCAGTGCCGCTTGTTTTTACGCGATAACATGAGCGGTGCAGAAATCGAGTACGCCAGTAGCACAGCCGAAGCGGCGCGCATCGTAAGCACACATCCGGAGCACCGCTGGGCGGCGATCGGCACGCGCTTGGCACAGCAAATATACAACTTAAATTTGCGGGAGGTAGCGATCGCTGATTACGCGCACAACTATACCCGCTTTATCGTCGTCGGCCAAGCGCCGCACGAGGTGCAACCGAAGGCCGTCGCGCAAAAAACGAGTTTACTTATTACGTTACCGGAAGATTTCCCGGGAGCGTTATATCAAGTACTGGCAACGTTCGCTTGGCGGAAAATTAACTTGACGCGGATCGAATCGCGCCCGACGAAAAGAGGTCTCGGTAGTTACCACTTTTTTATCGACGCGGAAGCGTCAGCAGAAGATGTGTTGCTGCAAGGGGCGATGCGTGAAATTGACGCGTTAGGATGTAGACTGCGTCAGTTAGGTTCTTACCCATGTTACGCAGTTAGCACTGATTTTACCGCTGTAAAGCGTTGA
- the ilvE gene encoding branched-chain-amino-acid transaminase: MEQRWIFLNGKYVKKEEATISVFDHGFLYGDGIFEGIRVYNGNIFRLREHMVRLYDSAKVIMLDIPYTLEELEQHVAETVRKNELRDAYIRLIVSRGIGDLGLDPAKCSQPSVIVIADQVTMYPQEVYENGLEIATVPTRRNIPEALNPKIKSLNYLNNVLAKIEASRAGIGEALLLSNDGYVAECSGDNIFLVKGGVLYTPPSAIGALEGITRQAIIDICARIGYTVKEERFTRYDVYTADEAFLTGTAAEVIAVVDVDGRKIGSGKPGTVTKQLLEEFRKIVQVEGFNAYEPVSHTTR; this comes from the coding sequence GTGGAACAGCGGTGGATATTTTTAAATGGAAAATACGTAAAAAAAGAGGAAGCGACCATATCCGTCTTTGATCACGGCTTTTTATACGGGGACGGTATTTTCGAAGGTATTCGCGTCTACAACGGCAACATTTTTCGCCTGCGCGAACATATGGTGCGCTTATACGACTCGGCGAAAGTCATTATGCTAGACATCCCGTACACGCTCGAAGAGCTAGAGCAGCACGTAGCTGAGACGGTGCGAAAGAATGAATTGCGCGACGCGTATATCCGCCTAATCGTTTCACGCGGCATCGGTGATCTCGGGTTAGATCCGGCGAAATGCTCACAGCCGAGTGTGATTGTTATTGCCGATCAGGTGACCATGTACCCACAGGAAGTGTACGAAAACGGGTTGGAGATTGCGACTGTGCCGACGCGGCGAAACATCCCGGAAGCGCTAAACCCGAAAATCAAATCGCTCAACTACTTAAATAACGTATTAGCAAAAATCGAAGCGAGCCGCGCCGGAATTGGCGAAGCCTTATTGCTAAGTAACGACGGGTATGTCGCTGAGTGCTCGGGCGACAACATTTTCCTCGTCAAAGGCGGTGTGCTGTACACGCCACCGAGCGCAATCGGGGCGCTGGAAGGCATTACGCGGCAAGCGATTATCGACATATGTGCGCGCATCGGCTATACGGTAAAAGAAGAGCGGTTTACGCGTTACGACGTGTATACCGCGGACGAGGCATTTTTAACCGGGACGGCTGCAGAAGTCATCGCCGTCGTCGACGTCGACGGGCGCAAGATCGGTAGCGGGAAGCCCGGTACGGTGACGAAACAACTACTGGAAGAATTCCGCAAGATTGTCCAGGTCGAAGGTTTTAACGCGTACGAACCTGTCTCTCATACCACGCGGTAG
- a CDS encoding LysM peptidoglycan-binding domain-containing protein — MRIHIVRQGDTLWKLSKQYNVSLQTIIDDNRHIQDPNNLQAGTKIRIATEGVPIKPRRQAAAPAETQPAAGKKVASPSPIERKRIDVLPGETRRPASERTSQPTERTSQPTPVEPQPVGALPLDHMSSSVGKQGADSSAASSTFGSSSSDLSPLGIGGWFEQPWVSMTGAMYGLPGQQPWGPFDPHVSAMAPISPPSPLAMPMRQLGMPVAPYAAPYAIAPPVPRVPPVPPVPPVELSAIPHLGVPMESPDAHLSMGMPAMPYMRAPCPCMTAMPYDGYGSGGYAPHGYQEMIDWWDGSSSSSSSSF, encoded by the coding sequence ATGAGAATCCATATCGTCCGCCAAGGAGATACGCTGTGGAAACTTTCTAAGCAGTATAACGTGTCGTTGCAAACGATTATTGACGACAACCGTCATATTCAAGACCCTAACAATTTGCAGGCGGGGACGAAAATTCGCATAGCGACGGAAGGCGTGCCCATAAAGCCGAGGCGGCAAGCGGCTGCCCCGGCCGAAACGCAACCAGCGGCAGGTAAGAAGGTCGCTTCACCCTCTCCGATTGAGCGAAAGCGCATAGATGTACTTCCGGGTGAAACGCGTAGGCCGGCTAGCGAACGGACGTCACAGCCCACTGAACGGACGTCACAGCCCACTCCAGTTGAACCGCAGCCAGTCGGGGCGCTTCCGCTCGATCACATGTCTAGCTCGGTTGGCAAACAAGGCGCAGATTCTAGCGCTGCTTCGTCAACTTTTGGCTCATCTTCAAGCGACTTATCACCTCTTGGCATCGGCGGGTGGTTTGAACAGCCGTGGGTGTCGATGACAGGGGCGATGTACGGGCTGCCCGGTCAGCAGCCATGGGGGCCGTTTGATCCGCACGTCTCGGCAATGGCGCCCATTTCCCCGCCGTCACCCCTCGCGATGCCCATGCGGCAGCTTGGGATGCCGGTGGCGCCATATGCGGCACCTTATGCGATCGCGCCCCCAGTGCCCCGAGTGCCTCCAGTGCCACCGGTGCCGCCAGTCGAATTGTCCGCAATCCCACATCTGGGGGTGCCGATGGAATCACCGGACGCGCACCTGTCGATGGGGATGCCAGCTATGCCGTATATGAGGGCGCCGTGTCCGTGTATGACCGCCATGCCATACGATGGGTACGGCTCCGGGGGGTACGCACCGCACGGTTACCAAGAAATGATCGATTGGTGGGATGGGAGTAGCAGCTCGTCTTCTTCCTCGTTTTAA
- a CDS encoding protein kinase family protein has translation MSINVRELAEYLGERIVRTGKRHGLLYIETTRRKYLLKPIADRHHVLWWQRVDRAIRERGFTSMPDFFVWKNEWLVMRFISGRQARYSRYRDVMVGAQLLARFHVAARGIESGATRGREAATLAQRVQKRFEQYEQSCREPVSFLPAAVRDDYRRWGEWALRKIEASPIHAVTRFEKAKRAVAHRDLASHNIVIGKGGKPWLIDFETAAFDAQIGDVWQMTSRTLVEWHWDPRVYEAILANYQLVRPLRPEEQVVLDRLLMFPNDFFREQTGLLKGRRGYSLQKVAPYLLMMVQDRPRWLQFLRWLGVAW, from the coding sequence ATGAGTATAAATGTGCGGGAATTGGCGGAGTACCTAGGGGAACGGATCGTTCGGACGGGTAAACGACACGGGCTGTTATACATCGAGACCACGCGGCGAAAATATTTGCTAAAACCGATCGCAGATAGGCACCACGTGCTTTGGTGGCAGCGAGTCGACCGCGCCATCCGGGAACGCGGCTTTACGTCGATGCCCGACTTTTTTGTGTGGAAAAACGAGTGGCTCGTCATGCGCTTCATTTCCGGACGACAAGCACGTTACAGTCGCTATCGGGACGTGATGGTCGGTGCGCAGTTGCTGGCGCGTTTTCACGTTGCCGCGCGGGGGATCGAGAGCGGTGCCACACGAGGGCGAGAAGCGGCCACGCTCGCACAAAGGGTGCAAAAACGGTTCGAACAGTATGAACAGTCGTGTCGCGAGCCCGTCTCGTTTTTACCTGCGGCTGTGCGCGATGACTACCGCCGCTGGGGCGAATGGGCGCTGCGAAAAATCGAGGCGTCACCGATTCACGCGGTGACGCGGTTTGAGAAGGCAAAGCGGGCAGTAGCCCATCGCGATTTGGCGAGCCACAACATCGTCATCGGCAAGGGCGGGAAGCCGTGGCTGATCGATTTTGAAACGGCCGCCTTCGATGCGCAAATCGGCGATGTGTGGCAAATGACGAGCCGTACGCTCGTCGAATGGCATTGGGATCCGCGCGTCTACGAAGCGATCCTAGCTAACTACCAATTGGTTCGTCCGCTGCGCCCCGAAGAGCAAGTTGTGCTCGATCGCTTGCTCATGTTTCCGAACGATTTTTTCCGCGAACAGACTGGCTTGTTAAAAGGGCGCCGCGGTTATTCCCTACAAAAAGTTGCGCCGTATTTATTAATGATGGTGCAAGACCGTCCGCGTTGGCTACAGTTTTTGCGCTGGCTCGGAGTCGCTTGGTAG
- the nadE gene encoding NAD(+) synthase, whose amino-acid sequence MEQNIAHVVTWLRERVQAARADGLIVGISGGVDSAVVSFLIKQACPDHSLGVIMPCHSNARDEEDAQKVVAASGIDCVTIDVSAPHRTLQQTVEAQLTAAGKVASRPEIERLRDANLRARVRMATLYTVANDFNYLVVGTDNRAEYYTGYFTKYGDGGVDLQPLARLLKREVYDWARHLGVPESVCNRPPSAGLWEGQEDETEMGTTYAAIDAFLAGEAVAARDRGVIENMHRRTEHKRHTPPIPPPFPKADD is encoded by the coding sequence ATCGAGCAAAATATCGCACACGTCGTCACTTGGCTGCGCGAACGGGTGCAGGCGGCGCGGGCGGACGGCTTGATCGTAGGGATTAGCGGCGGCGTCGACAGTGCCGTTGTTTCTTTTTTGATTAAACAAGCTTGTCCAGATCATTCTCTCGGCGTGATCATGCCGTGTCACTCTAACGCACGCGACGAAGAGGATGCGCAGAAAGTCGTGGCAGCGAGTGGGATTGACTGCGTGACCATCGATGTCTCAGCCCCTCACCGCACGCTGCAGCAAACGGTCGAGGCGCAGTTAACGGCAGCCGGGAAGGTGGCGTCTCGGCCAGAAATCGAACGACTGAGAGACGCCAACTTACGGGCACGCGTGCGCATGGCGACGTTGTACACGGTAGCGAATGACTTTAACTATCTCGTCGTCGGTACGGATAACAGGGCCGAGTATTATACGGGGTATTTTACGAAGTACGGCGACGGCGGTGTCGATTTGCAGCCGCTGGCGCGCTTGTTGAAACGGGAGGTGTACGACTGGGCCCGTCACCTCGGCGTCCCGGAAAGTGTGTGCAATCGCCCACCATCGGCAGGGTTGTGGGAAGGGCAAGAAGACGAAACGGAAATGGGGACGACGTATGCGGCCATCGATGCGTTTCTCGCGGGAGAAGCCGTGGCAGCGCGCGACCGCGGCGTCATCGAAAACATGCACCGCCGTACGGAACATAAACGCCATACACCGCCCATCCCTCCACCGTTTCCTAAAGCGGACGATTAA
- a CDS encoding YebC/PmpR family DNA-binding transcriptional regulator — MAGHSKWKNIQHRKNRQDAARGKTFTKISREIFVAARQGGGDPSANQRLRLAVSKAREANMPNDNIERTIKKALGALDGVTYEEITYEGYGPAGVAVLVEVLTDNRNRTAADVRHIFSKHGGNLGASGCVAWMFARKGTLVVNRADTTLDEDHLLMLALEAGAEDFAAEEETYDVTTAPEQFEQVKEALSEEGVTFARAEIAMEPENTVTLSGDDATKMLKLIDALEDNDDVQNVYANFELDEEALQQHSAN, encoded by the coding sequence ATGGCTGGACATTCTAAATGGAAAAATATTCAACACCGTAAAAATCGCCAAGATGCGGCCCGGGGAAAAACGTTTACGAAAATATCGCGGGAAATTTTTGTCGCTGCACGCCAAGGGGGCGGCGATCCGTCCGCCAACCAGCGCCTAAGGCTAGCTGTGAGTAAAGCGCGGGAGGCGAACATGCCGAACGACAACATTGAGCGTACGATCAAAAAGGCGCTCGGTGCGCTCGACGGTGTCACTTACGAAGAAATCACTTACGAAGGATACGGACCAGCTGGCGTGGCTGTCTTAGTCGAAGTGCTAACCGATAATCGCAACCGTACGGCTGCCGACGTGCGCCACATTTTTTCCAAGCACGGTGGCAATCTCGGCGCGAGTGGCTGTGTGGCGTGGATGTTTGCGCGCAAAGGGACACTCGTCGTCAATCGCGCGGACACCACCCTTGACGAAGATCATTTACTCATGCTCGCCTTAGAGGCCGGGGCGGAAGATTTTGCTGCAGAAGAAGAGACGTACGACGTGACGACAGCCCCCGAGCAGTTTGAACAAGTAAAAGAAGCACTTTCTGAAGAAGGCGTGACGTTCGCGCGAGCAGAAATCGCGATGGAGCCGGAAAACACGGTGACGTTAAGCGGCGACGACGCGACGAAAATGTTGAAACTGATCGATGCGTTGGAAGATAACGACGACGTGCAAAACGTTTACGCCAATTTTGAATTAGACGAGGAAGCGTTGCAGCAGCACAGCGCGAACTAG
- the ruvC gene encoding crossover junction endodeoxyribonuclease RuvC — MRIMGIDPGIAIVGFGVVEQHGHRITPIQYGTIETKAGLPTPRRLKQIYDACTELLAKTTPDVVAIEKLFFNRNVTTAFSVGQARGVIMLAAEEAGAAITEYTPLQVKQAVVGYGKAEKRQVQEMVKVLLSLSEIPRPDDVADALAIAICEAHSAQLQRQLHVAEQRSRRKSE, encoded by the coding sequence GTGCGCATTATGGGAATTGATCCGGGGATCGCCATTGTCGGCTTCGGCGTTGTCGAGCAGCACGGGCACCGCATCACCCCGATTCAGTACGGCACGATCGAGACGAAGGCCGGGCTGCCGACGCCGCGTCGCCTAAAACAAATATACGACGCGTGCACCGAACTGTTGGCGAAGACGACGCCGGACGTCGTGGCGATCGAGAAGCTTTTTTTTAATCGCAATGTGACGACGGCTTTCTCTGTCGGACAAGCGCGAGGTGTCATTATGCTGGCGGCAGAGGAAGCAGGTGCCGCCATTACCGAATATACGCCACTGCAAGTGAAGCAAGCGGTCGTCGGCTACGGCAAAGCCGAAAAGCGGCAAGTGCAAGAGATGGTAAAAGTATTGTTGTCGTTATCGGAAATTCCGCGTCCAGACGACGTGGCCGACGCGTTGGCGATCGCGATTTGCGAGGCGCATTCGGCACAGCTACAGCGTCAGCTTCATGTTGCGGAGCAGCGAAGCAGGAGGAAGAGCGAGTGA
- the ruvA gene encoding Holliday junction branch migration protein RuvA: MIDFIDGELAYIYHEAIVVKVYGVGYHIFCPDPRAFGAEGTRLRVFTHQHVREDFIGLYGFPSVEERELFRQLLNVSSIGPKVALGILSAGEPAAVVRAIYEEDYRYLTKLPGVGKKTAQRIVLDLKDKLSLDVWLNDMIAAGRGTDFGENAAQAGDAEVEAGGSLSEAREALMQLGYTEKEASRAVQEAAAQLDEENVSVDILIRQALQAFLPS, encoded by the coding sequence GTGATCGATTTTATAGACGGAGAACTTGCTTACATTTATCACGAGGCGATCGTCGTGAAGGTGTACGGGGTCGGCTACCACATTTTTTGTCCGGATCCGCGCGCTTTTGGCGCCGAAGGGACGCGGCTACGCGTCTTTACGCACCAACACGTACGGGAAGATTTTATCGGTCTATACGGCTTTCCGTCGGTGGAGGAACGCGAACTGTTTCGTCAGTTGTTGAACGTTTCCAGCATCGGGCCGAAAGTCGCACTCGGCATTTTGAGCGCGGGTGAGCCGGCTGCTGTCGTGCGGGCGATTTACGAGGAAGACTACCGCTATTTAACGAAGCTACCCGGCGTGGGGAAAAAGACGGCACAACGCATCGTGCTCGACCTGAAGGACAAGTTGTCGCTCGACGTGTGGCTGAACGACATGATCGCTGCGGGTCGAGGAACCGACTTTGGGGAGAACGCTGCCCAGGCGGGGGATGCGGAGGTGGAAGCGGGCGGGTCCTTAAGTGAGGCGAGAGAAGCGCTCATGCAGCTCGGCTATACGGAAAAAGAAGCGAGCCGCGCGGTGCAAGAGGCGGCAGCACAATTGGACGAGGAAAATGTTTCTGTCGACATTCTCATTCGGCAGGCGCTGCAGGCGTTTTTGCCCTCGTGA